From Salinirubellus salinus, the proteins below share one genomic window:
- a CDS encoding O-methyltransferase yields MADPIPDAVESFASLVGPDPGPVLAEMDAKAEREGFPTVGPAVGGWLRFLAGTVDAERVFEFGSGFGYSAVWFAGALPADGLVVLTEVDEEELDEAREFLASAGYADRAAFELGDAIETVERYDGPFDCVLVDNEKHRYTEAFAAVREKVSPGGLVFADNAVTAGSIEFEALEPLLRGEARETTEATRGIAEYLRTVRADPAFETVLLPVGEGVAVSRRTR; encoded by the coding sequence ATGGCCGACCCCATCCCCGACGCCGTCGAATCGTTCGCCAGCCTCGTCGGTCCCGACCCCGGACCCGTGCTGGCCGAGATGGACGCGAAGGCCGAGCGTGAGGGGTTCCCGACGGTCGGGCCCGCCGTCGGGGGCTGGCTCCGCTTCCTCGCCGGGACCGTCGACGCAGAACGCGTCTTCGAGTTCGGGTCGGGATTCGGCTACTCCGCCGTCTGGTTCGCCGGTGCGCTCCCCGCGGACGGCCTCGTCGTCCTCACCGAAGTCGACGAGGAGGAACTGGACGAGGCCCGCGAGTTCCTCGCCAGCGCCGGCTACGCCGACCGCGCCGCCTTCGAACTCGGGGACGCCATCGAGACCGTCGAGCGCTACGACGGCCCGTTCGACTGCGTGCTGGTGGACAACGAGAAACATCGCTACACGGAGGCGTTCGCGGCGGTTCGCGAGAAGGTCAGCCCCGGCGGGCTCGTGTTCGCCGACAACGCCGTCACTGCCGGTTCCATCGAGTTCGAGGCGCTCGAGCCGCTCCTCCGTGGCGAGGCGCGTGAGACGACGGAGGCGACGAGAGGCATCGCCGAGTACCTCCGGACGGTTCGTGCGGACCCGGCGTTCGAGACGGTTCTCCTCCCGGTGGGCGAGGGGGTCGCGGTGAGCCGGCGCACCCGGTAG
- a CDS encoding long-chain fatty acid--CoA ligase has product MPGGSDMTLRPFLWRAEKLYPDQEIVSRNHDGMERYTYSEYADRTAQLANALDEYGIEDGDRVATFCWNHSRHFETYFAVPTIGAQLHTINPLLPDEHIQYIVGNAEDEIVFVDPSLAPKLAGAAEDAVEFDDVDFVVMGSEEVEGLDATPYEEFIAGHDTDYDWPDLDEEAPAGMCYTSGTTGRPKGVEYTHKMLWAHTMESLTPQGIAMADDDVVMPVVPMFHVNAWGMPFTATAAGAKHVYPGPSPDPEDIANLLENEGVTITAGVPTVWLGLMDYCKDHDVDLSELDTVIVGGSAAPESMIRWFDERDVELLHAWGMSEMSPLGTVSHLKADLEDEDYDTQIEHRKKQGLIVPGLEFKVVDDDGEEIEWDGEAFGELYVRGPSVTTEYFQRPDANEQDFEDGWLKTGDIVSVDPSGYIKIVDRAKDVIKSGGEWISSVELENAIMAHDDVNEATVIGVPHEKWQERPVAFVVPAAGVDEDAVSEEVMAMLADEYPKWWLPDDIVFIEEVPKTATGKFSKKDLREQYSDGSLVEGQVPEDAAPESDD; this is encoded by the coding sequence ATGCCAGGCGGCAGTGACATGACCCTTCGACCGTTCCTGTGGCGCGCAGAGAAGCTCTACCCGGACCAGGAGATCGTCTCCCGGAACCACGACGGGATGGAGCGGTACACCTACAGCGAGTACGCCGACCGGACGGCCCAGCTCGCGAACGCGCTGGACGAGTACGGCATCGAGGACGGCGACCGCGTCGCGACGTTCTGCTGGAACCACAGCCGACACTTCGAGACGTACTTCGCAGTCCCGACCATCGGTGCGCAGCTCCACACTATCAACCCCCTCCTGCCGGACGAGCACATCCAGTACATCGTCGGTAACGCGGAGGACGAGATCGTCTTCGTCGACCCGTCGCTCGCACCGAAGCTCGCGGGAGCCGCCGAGGACGCCGTCGAGTTCGACGACGTCGACTTCGTCGTCATGGGGAGCGAGGAGGTAGAGGGCCTCGACGCGACCCCCTACGAGGAGTTCATCGCGGGCCACGACACCGACTACGACTGGCCCGACCTCGACGAGGAGGCCCCCGCCGGGATGTGTTACACCTCGGGCACCACGGGCCGCCCCAAGGGCGTCGAGTACACCCACAAGATGCTCTGGGCACACACGATGGAGTCGCTCACCCCGCAGGGCATCGCGATGGCCGACGACGACGTCGTCATGCCGGTCGTCCCGATGTTCCACGTCAACGCGTGGGGGATGCCGTTCACGGCGACCGCGGCCGGCGCCAAACACGTCTACCCCGGTCCCTCGCCTGACCCGGAGGACATCGCCAACCTCCTCGAGAACGAGGGCGTCACCATCACGGCCGGTGTCCCGACCGTGTGGCTGGGCCTGATGGACTACTGCAAGGACCACGACGTCGACCTCTCGGAACTCGATACGGTCATCGTCGGTGGCTCCGCGGCCCCCGAGTCGATGATCCGCTGGTTCGACGAGCGAGACGTCGAACTGCTCCACGCGTGGGGGATGTCCGAGATGTCCCCGCTGGGTACCGTCTCGCACCTCAAGGCCGACCTCGAGGACGAGGACTACGATACCCAGATCGAACACCGCAAGAAGCAGGGCCTCATCGTCCCCGGCCTCGAGTTCAAGGTCGTCGACGACGACGGTGAGGAGATCGAGTGGGACGGCGAGGCGTTCGGCGAACTCTACGTCCGTGGCCCCTCGGTCACGACGGAGTACTTCCAGCGCCCCGACGCGAACGAGCAGGACTTCGAGGACGGCTGGCTCAAGACCGGTGACATCGTGAGTGTCGACCCCTCGGGCTACATCAAAATCGTCGACCGCGCGAAGGACGTCATCAAGTCCGGCGGCGAGTGGATCTCGTCGGTCGAACTGGAGAACGCCATCATGGCGCACGACGACGTGAACGAGGCGACCGTCATCGGCGTCCCCCACGAGAAGTGGCAGGAGCGGCCGGTCGCGTTCGTCGTCCCGGCGGCCGGTGTCGACGAGGACGCCGTGAGCGAGGAGGTCATGGCCATGCTCGCCGACGAGTACCCCAAGTGGTGGCTCCCGGACGACATCGTCTTCATCGAGGAGGTTCCCAAGACGGCGACCGGGAAGTTCTCGAAGAAGGACCTGCGCGAGCAGTACAGTGACGGGTCGCTCGTCGAAGGGCAGGTCCCGGAGGACGCCGCGCCCGAGAGCGACGACTGA
- a CDS encoding cytochrome b, with translation MSLEPKDEHDHKGWMQERDLTPVETTYLTVLMWLDKRLRIVDYLEILEDLYYKVNMQMPKSHTEQYNLDNKFWYWYPLYALGSFSTIAYVVAAISGALLGFYYSPATTGDPSTAYNSITFIMTELRFGFFLRSLHRWSAQVMVAAVFLHMLRVYFTGAYKEPRELNWIIGIVLISLTMVFGYTGYLLPWDQLAFWAGQIGVEMSLSIPLAGEWVAQLLFGGFTLSQSTLQRMYILHVFFLPFITTALIAIHIGIVWMQGIAEPH, from the coding sequence ATGAGTCTGGAACCAAAGGACGAACACGACCACAAGGGCTGGATGCAGGAGCGGGACCTGACGCCAGTCGAGACGACCTACCTGACGGTCCTGATGTGGCTCGACAAGCGCCTCCGCATCGTTGACTACCTCGAGATACTCGAGGACCTGTACTACAAGGTCAACATGCAGATGCCGAAGAGCCACACGGAACAGTACAACCTCGACAACAAGTTCTGGTACTGGTACCCCCTGTACGCGCTGGGGAGTTTCAGTACCATCGCGTACGTCGTGGCGGCCATCTCGGGCGCGTTGCTGGGGTTCTACTACAGCCCGGCGACGACCGGTGACCCGTCGACGGCCTACAACTCCATCACGTTCATCATGACGGAGCTGCGGTTCGGCTTCTTCCTGCGGAGCCTACACCGCTGGTCCGCGCAGGTGATGGTCGCGGCCGTGTTCCTGCACATGCTCCGTGTCTACTTCACGGGCGCGTACAAGGAGCCGCGCGAGCTGAACTGGATCATCGGCATCGTCCTCATCTCGCTGACGATGGTGTTCGGGTACACGGGCTACCTGCTCCCGTGGGACCAGCTGGCCTTCTGGGCCGGCCAGATCGGCGTCGAGATGAGCCTCTCCATCCCACTCGCAGGGGAGTGGGTCGCACAGCTACTGTTCGGCGGGTTCACCCTGAGCCAGAGCACGTTGCAGCGGATGTACATCCTGCACGTGTTCTTCCTGCCGTTCATCACGACCGCGCTCATCGCCATCCACATCGGTATCGTGTGGATGCAGGGCATCGCGGAGCCGCACTGA
- a CDS encoding MBL fold metallo-hydrolase: MALPDAVHALPVTVPRGDTEQTFTLAAVETADGLLLFDVGLPGTLDLLESALADAGFALADVETILLTHQDGDHCGALAELRDRTDVFVVAHEPTARIVDGREDPRSGPDRYPPARVDLAFEGSVTLATEAGPARVLPTPGHTPDHVSVFFPDSGFLLAGDALTADERGLQPPNEGFTEDLDRALESVSTLAALGVESTLCFHGGYVEAGSDRLDDIATRP, encoded by the coding sequence ATGGCACTCCCGGACGCGGTCCACGCCCTGCCGGTCACGGTTCCGCGTGGCGACACCGAGCAGACGTTCACGCTCGCGGCCGTCGAGACGGCCGACGGACTGCTGCTGTTCGACGTGGGCTTACCCGGCACCCTCGACCTGCTCGAGTCGGCGCTCGCCGACGCCGGCTTCGCCCTCGCGGACGTCGAGACCATCCTCCTGACCCACCAGGACGGCGACCACTGCGGGGCCCTCGCCGAGTTGCGCGACCGGACGGACGTGTTCGTCGTGGCGCACGAGCCGACCGCCCGCATCGTCGACGGGCGCGAAGACCCCCGCTCCGGGCCGGACCGCTACCCGCCCGCTCGGGTCGACCTCGCGTTCGAGGGGTCCGTCACCCTCGCCACCGAGGCGGGGCCCGCTCGCGTACTCCCGACGCCCGGCCACACGCCCGACCACGTCTCCGTGTTCTTCCCGGACTCGGGGTTCCTGCTGGCGGGCGACGCGCTCACCGCGGACGAGCGCGGACTCCAGCCACCGAACGAGGGGTTCACGGAGGACCTGGACCGGGCGCTGGAGTCGGTGTCGACCCTCGCGGCGCTGGGTGTCGAATCGACGCTCTGCTTCCACGGCGGCTACGTCGAGGCGGGGAGCGACCGTCTCGACGACATCGCGACGCGGCCGTGA
- a CDS encoding DUF7319 domain-containing protein codes for MADATEETEADHDAEGTDPEASATGAASSSSHSPSDDRPASTTDDGTDTTEGDDEAPSLEELRAQVEAKYDFENFGPDQMAEMTAEEWEAVFDPETWITGSELLDRLEADVKSRVVTRDVFARVERLDNPDRLVAYSDEGYVVVYRDGSTEGRGTVLRDVEPLVALNSMEEYDPPAMPEGDLLPDPVDVPQGSGEKGNLLIQIVAGVQLLAGLALFGAWLLGVLRVGPFTADPIILVAGLGFLVIGFFLFLMVANARLSDRFRAEEYRNRLRAIGIDSEERPEWLPPEVEWPAGELEEGASEGASQSVEERGEESV; via the coding sequence ATGGCCGACGCAACCGAGGAGACCGAGGCCGACCACGACGCGGAGGGAACGGACCCCGAGGCGTCGGCCACCGGGGCGGCCTCGTCGTCCTCGCACTCCCCGTCCGACGACCGCCCGGCGTCGACGACGGACGACGGGACGGACACCACCGAGGGCGACGACGAGGCACCGAGTCTCGAGGAACTCCGCGCGCAGGTGGAAGCAAAGTACGACTTCGAGAACTTCGGGCCCGATCAGATGGCGGAGATGACCGCCGAGGAGTGGGAGGCGGTGTTCGACCCGGAGACGTGGATAACTGGGTCGGAGCTACTCGACCGGCTGGAGGCCGACGTCAAGTCACGCGTGGTGACCCGCGACGTGTTCGCCCGCGTCGAGCGCCTCGACAACCCCGACCGCCTCGTCGCCTACTCGGACGAGGGGTACGTCGTCGTCTACCGGGACGGGAGCACCGAGGGCCGCGGGACCGTCCTCCGCGACGTCGAACCGCTCGTGGCGCTGAACTCGATGGAGGAGTACGACCCGCCGGCGATGCCGGAGGGGGACCTCCTGCCGGACCCAGTGGACGTGCCGCAGGGGAGCGGCGAGAAGGGGAACCTCCTCATCCAGATCGTCGCGGGCGTGCAGTTGCTCGCCGGGCTCGCCCTGTTCGGCGCGTGGCTGCTGGGGGTGTTGCGCGTCGGCCCGTTCACCGCGGACCCGATAATCCTCGTCGCCGGCCTGGGGTTCCTCGTCATCGGGTTCTTCCTGTTCTTGATGGTGGCGAACGCGAGGCTCTCCGACCGGTTCCGTGCCGAGGAGTACCGGAACCGCCTGCGCGCCATCGGCATCGACTCAGAGGAGCGCCCGGAGTGGCTCCCACCCGAGGTGGAGTGGCCCGCGGGCGAACTCGAGGAGGGGGCGAGCGAGGGGGCGAGTCAGAGCGTCGAAGAGCGCGGCGAGGAGTCGGTCTGA
- a CDS encoding DUF7314 family protein has protein sequence MADEFMKGFAILVTAGLGWMTLAGWYRTPGFEDTQLIAPPEIADPTIYDQLALVAMDGLFWFAIFGFLTFVVVIPGLREVRKAMSESEA, from the coding sequence ATGGCAGACGAGTTCATGAAGGGGTTCGCGATCCTCGTCACGGCCGGCCTGGGCTGGATGACCCTCGCGGGGTGGTACCGCACGCCGGGGTTCGAGGACACGCAGCTCATCGCGCCGCCGGAGATCGCCGACCCGACCATCTACGACCAGCTGGCGCTCGTGGCGATGGACGGGCTGTTCTGGTTCGCCATCTTCGGCTTCCTCACGTTCGTCGTCGTCATCCCCGGCCTCCGTGAGGTCCGGAAGGCGATGAGCGAGAGCGAGGCCTGA
- a CDS encoding ubiquinol-cytochrome c reductase iron-sulfur subunit has product MPADDDKYPTESGRRRFVKGVVGSASLAAVGTGAAASVGVATSASGAGGGLTQFVGIENTDGPAPRGMPLIPVEVGSDGTLSGSFPDTVEDGVAQTEIGGVNYSSAWFQYCGVQTYPGVDPNADQDNTFRVASGAGNTYAWMSDLNAGDPLTVDMFDDYETWGNGIGRSGLGKPALGSWRSVDVSPQETMVVQVMRSTKIQELRQNPPEGVDAEFLRAATTEEGFIAWLNKCTHFCCVPGFKHLAGSAAFGGENAVYCQCHQSVYDPFSPVETSFVALPRPE; this is encoded by the coding sequence ATGCCAGCAGACGACGACAAGTATCCGACCGAATCGGGCCGCCGACGCTTCGTCAAGGGCGTCGTCGGCAGTGCATCGCTCGCCGCCGTCGGTACCGGCGCGGCCGCCTCCGTCGGCGTCGCCACCTCGGCCTCCGGGGCCGGTGGTGGGCTGACCCAGTTCGTCGGTATCGAGAACACCGACGGCCCGGCCCCGCGCGGGATGCCGCTCATCCCGGTCGAGGTCGGCTCGGACGGCACCCTCAGCGGCTCCTTCCCGGACACCGTCGAGGACGGCGTCGCCCAGACGGAGATCGGCGGGGTCAACTACTCCTCGGCGTGGTTCCAGTACTGCGGGGTCCAGACCTACCCCGGTGTCGACCCGAACGCGGACCAAGACAACACGTTCCGGGTCGCGAGCGGTGCCGGGAACACCTACGCCTGGATGAGCGACCTGAACGCGGGCGACCCGCTCACCGTCGACATGTTCGACGACTACGAGACGTGGGGCAACGGCATCGGCCGGAGCGGTCTCGGCAAGCCCGCGCTCGGCTCCTGGCGTTCCGTCGACGTCTCCCCGCAGGAGACGATGGTCGTCCAGGTGATGCGCTCGACCAAGATCCAGGAGCTCCGACAGAACCCACCGGAGGGAGTCGACGCGGAGTTCCTCCGCGCGGCCACCACCGAGGAGGGGTTCATCGCGTGGCTGAACAAGTGCACCCACTTCTGCTGCGTGCCGGGGTTCAAGCACCTCGCGGGGTCGGCCGCCTTCGGCGGGGAGAACGCGGTGTACTGTCAGTGCCACCAGTCGGTGTACGACCCGTTCAGCCCGGTCGAGACGTCGTTCGTGGCGCTGCCGCGCCCGGAGTAA
- a CDS encoding cytochrome bc complex cytochrome b subunit, with protein MTEENNTTENEAVTDGGEDVATDGGGTGIVAPDDETPTWRERKERSQGLSRLTYEYFERARREDQDLRMESDYVERDVLAFPAWPHEMVRNLALTSFFVGMIIFLSAALPPHIGAPANPSQTPAVILPDWYLYWSFGLLKLGPLNPDLALLGGDKLLADRTYGVLANLVVVGFIAIVPFLNKGAARRPVEQPFWAAVGVFGVVFAFTVSALSVKNLLPMDAHLLFDLTFLLPFVAGFIGYAVLKSMREGYMFELNRRYYRLRPPK; from the coding sequence ATGACAGAGGAAAACAACACAACCGAGAACGAGGCTGTCACGGATGGTGGCGAGGACGTCGCCACGGACGGCGGCGGCACCGGCATCGTCGCACCGGACGACGAGACGCCCACGTGGCGCGAGCGCAAGGAGCGCTCGCAGGGGCTCTCCCGGCTGACCTACGAGTACTTCGAGCGGGCTCGCCGCGAGGACCAGGACCTGCGGATGGAGTCCGACTACGTGGAACGCGACGTGCTCGCGTTCCCGGCGTGGCCCCACGAGATGGTCCGTAACCTCGCGCTCACGAGCTTCTTCGTGGGGATGATCATCTTCCTGTCGGCCGCGCTCCCGCCCCACATCGGGGCGCCCGCGAACCCGTCTCAGACCCCGGCGGTCATCCTGCCGGACTGGTACCTCTACTGGTCGTTCGGCCTGCTGAAGCTCGGGCCGCTCAACCCCGACCTCGCCCTGCTGGGCGGTGACAAACTGCTGGCCGACCGGACGTACGGTGTGCTGGCGAACCTCGTCGTCGTCGGCTTCATCGCCATCGTCCCCTTCCTCAACAAGGGGGCGGCCCGTCGACCCGTCGAGCAGCCGTTCTGGGCGGCCGTCGGCGTCTTCGGCGTCGTCTTCGCGTTCACCGTCAGCGCGCTCTCGGTCAAGAACCTGCTGCCCATGGACGCGCACCTGCTGTTCGACCTGACGTTCCTCCTGCCGTTCGTGGCGGGGTTCATCGGCTACGCCGTGCTGAAGTCGATGCGCGAGGGGTACATGTTCGAGCTGAACCGGCGGTACTACCGCCTGCGGCCGCCGAAGTAA
- a CDS encoding DUF7318 family protein: MSSGNNTVGAIHRYEPPRESTAALIAIVLLTVVEVVFVGLFTYGLVAGWGLSEFGNMFLGGLLAAIFITLSFILLLYRKEFLPDVMIVKKRRRKWEDLYIREEDVEGEQFGGDAWENVKRAVYPYYKK, translated from the coding sequence ATGAGCTCGGGCAACAACACCGTCGGCGCCATCCACCGCTACGAGCCGCCCCGCGAGTCCACGGCGGCGCTCATCGCCATCGTCCTCCTGACGGTGGTCGAGGTGGTGTTCGTCGGCCTGTTCACCTACGGGCTGGTGGCCGGCTGGGGGCTCTCCGAGTTCGGTAACATGTTCCTCGGCGGGCTGCTGGCGGCCATCTTCATCACCCTCTCGTTCATCCTCCTGCTCTACCGCAAGGAGTTCCTGCCGGACGTGATGATCGTCAAGAAGCGCCGGCGCAAGTGGGAGGACCTGTACATCCGCGAGGAGGACGTCGAGGGCGAGCAGTTCGGCGGCGACGCGTGGGAGAACGTGAAACGTGCGGTCTACCCCTACTACAAGAAATAA
- a CDS encoding plastocyanin/azurin family copper-binding protein encodes MNRREFMRTAGGATAATAAAASTAGTAAAQSSKEVIVGPGGSLVFEPAELYVKPGTTVNFVWESDLHNIVVESQPEGANWEGTEGGAADTYDTGHEYSFTFETTGTYEYYCAPHRSSGMVGTVIVNESGEAPGGGGGAKEADPEHMGVPIQAHFVGIATILAILMSLVFTFFQLKYGESPHAKGGD; translated from the coding sequence ATGAACAGACGGGAGTTCATGCGGACGGCGGGTGGCGCGACTGCCGCGACGGCCGCCGCCGCGAGCACCGCTGGGACCGCCGCCGCCCAGTCGAGCAAGGAGGTGATCGTCGGGCCGGGTGGCAGCCTCGTGTTCGAGCCCGCCGAGCTGTACGTGAAACCCGGGACGACGGTGAACTTCGTGTGGGAGTCGGACCTCCACAACATCGTCGTCGAGAGCCAGCCCGAGGGCGCCAACTGGGAGGGTACCGAGGGTGGCGCGGCCGACACGTACGACACGGGCCACGAGTACTCGTTCACCTTCGAGACGACGGGTACCTACGAGTACTACTGCGCCCCGCACCGGTCCTCCGGCATGGTCGGGACCGTCATCGTGAACGAGTCGGGCGAGGCGCCCGGCGGCGGCGGTGGCGCCAAGGAGGCAGACCCCGAGCACATGGGGGTCCCCATCCAGGCGCACTTCGTCGGTATCGCGACCATCCTCGCCATCCTGATGTCGCTGGTGTTCACGTTCTTCCAGCTGAAGTACGGCGAGTCGCCCCACGCGAAGGGTGGTGACTGA
- a CDS encoding acyl-CoA dehydrogenase family protein — MELLEESLVPEHARDVKRRTREFADEHIRPVAAEYYRTGEYPWDVLEAGMDAGIVAQDISEEYGGSGYDLHELLAMAEELYRADAGIGLTIMLASFGAEMLEEHGSEEQKERFLRPVAENEQITGLAVSEPDTGSDLAGMTTTAERAGDEYVLDGEKYWVGNGVEADWVTLYAKTGDDPDDRYGNYSLFAVPTDTDGYDAEHIPEKMAMRASKQAHIHLDGARVPAENRIGPEGAGFYMLADFFNFGRVVVGGHGIGLAAAALEEAWEFVHDREAFGRGIADFQSVQHRLADMRLEFESARGLVWRAADHVAERDEAGLWASMAKVKGTEAATMCAENGMQLHGGRSILTDNRIARVYRDCRVPVIYEGANEVQRNLIYSQQN, encoded by the coding sequence ATGGAACTGCTAGAGGAGTCGCTGGTCCCCGAGCACGCACGCGATGTCAAGCGACGGACTCGCGAGTTCGCCGACGAGCACATCCGGCCGGTCGCTGCCGAGTACTACCGCACTGGCGAGTACCCGTGGGACGTTCTCGAGGCGGGGATGGACGCGGGCATCGTCGCCCAGGACATCTCCGAGGAGTACGGGGGGTCGGGCTACGACCTCCACGAACTCCTCGCGATGGCGGAGGAGCTCTACCGGGCTGACGCCGGCATTGGTCTCACCATCATGCTCGCCTCCTTCGGCGCGGAGATGCTGGAGGAGCACGGCTCGGAGGAGCAGAAAGAACGGTTCCTCCGGCCCGTCGCCGAGAACGAGCAGATCACCGGCCTCGCCGTCTCCGAACCCGACACCGGCTCTGACCTCGCGGGGATGACCACCACGGCCGAGCGGGCGGGCGACGAGTACGTCCTCGACGGCGAGAAGTACTGGGTCGGCAACGGCGTTGAGGCCGACTGGGTCACGCTGTACGCGAAGACGGGCGACGACCCAGACGACCGTTACGGCAACTACTCGCTGTTCGCCGTCCCCACCGACACGGACGGGTACGACGCCGAGCACATCCCCGAGAAGATGGCGATGCGTGCCTCGAAGCAGGCACACATCCACCTCGACGGAGCGCGCGTTCCGGCCGAGAACCGCATCGGGCCGGAGGGCGCGGGCTTCTACATGCTCGCGGACTTCTTCAACTTCGGCCGCGTCGTCGTCGGTGGTCACGGCATCGGCCTCGCGGCGGCCGCCCTGGAGGAGGCGTGGGAGTTCGTCCACGACCGGGAGGCGTTCGGCCGCGGCATCGCTGACTTCCAGTCGGTCCAGCACCGCCTCGCCGACATGCGACTGGAGTTCGAGTCCGCACGAGGGCTGGTCTGGCGCGCCGCCGACCACGTCGCAGAGCGTGACGAAGCCGGCCTCTGGGCGTCGATGGCGAAGGTCAAAGGCACCGAGGCGGCCACGATGTGTGCCGAGAACGGGATGCAGCTCCACGGCGGACGCTCCATCCTCACCGACAACCGCATCGCTCGCGTCTACCGCGACTGTCGCGTCCCCGTCATCTACGAGGGGGCCAACGAGGTCCAGCGGAACCTCATCTACAGTCAGCAGAACTGA
- a CDS encoding arylsulfotransferase family protein, producing MTSLGPRRRLVVRLCLALGLLVPATFVGEAYVTRGSDTGAFDVTASVGDRIAAPANGTTVITTQTVGKEVDFVQRSGDSPGELLAIDPNGTLSYYDNRYYSYWDVDPEPGTSATVLYVASEFRTRPHCGEAKSCFVNHIETANLSTGERTTLYSQTVRSEPSIRWHDVDRVGPDTFLVADIHLDRVFVINVTSGLVEWGWEVQSDYDVNEGGEFPTDWTHLNDVELLDDGRVMVGLRNQDTVAFVDPETGLDESWSLGSNDDYDVLNEQHNPDYIPAERGGPAVLVSDSDNHRIVEYQRVDGQWEQSWVWTGSGVNWPRDADRLPNGHTLVTDTNSNRVVEVNRAGDVVWEVSLTRPYEAERFETGDESATGNSAASLGLESRVDGDGGPAAPESLTGRLAASPVYQAVLFVLPWWMGIRQVLALLAAVAFALVWLGLEFSWSDRRLPRPPSLGGDRSRQ from the coding sequence ATGACCTCACTCGGCCCCCGTCGGCGGCTCGTCGTCCGTCTCTGTCTCGCCCTCGGTCTCCTCGTCCCGGCCACGTTCGTCGGCGAAGCCTACGTGACCCGCGGGAGTGACACGGGCGCATTCGACGTCACGGCCAGCGTCGGGGACCGTATCGCCGCGCCCGCCAACGGGACCACCGTCATCACCACGCAGACGGTCGGCAAGGAGGTCGACTTCGTCCAGCGCTCGGGCGACTCCCCCGGTGAGCTCCTCGCCATCGACCCGAACGGGACGCTCTCCTACTACGACAACCGCTACTACTCCTACTGGGACGTCGACCCGGAACCGGGCACCTCGGCGACCGTCCTCTACGTCGCCAGCGAGTTCCGGACCCGGCCCCACTGCGGCGAGGCGAAGTCCTGCTTCGTCAACCACATCGAGACGGCGAACCTCTCGACCGGTGAGCGGACCACCCTCTACTCCCAGACGGTCCGGAGCGAACCGAGCATCCGGTGGCACGACGTCGACCGCGTCGGCCCCGACACGTTCCTCGTGGCCGACATCCACCTCGACCGTGTGTTCGTCATCAACGTGACCAGCGGCCTCGTCGAGTGGGGCTGGGAGGTGCAGTCGGACTACGACGTGAACGAGGGCGGGGAGTTCCCCACCGACTGGACACACCTGAACGACGTGGAACTGCTCGACGACGGCCGCGTGATGGTCGGCCTGCGGAACCAGGACACCGTCGCGTTCGTCGACCCGGAGACCGGTCTCGACGAATCGTGGTCGCTCGGGTCGAACGACGACTACGACGTGCTGAACGAGCAGCACAACCCCGACTACATCCCGGCCGAGCGCGGCGGGCCGGCGGTCCTCGTCTCGGACTCCGACAACCACCGCATCGTCGAGTACCAGCGCGTCGACGGCCAGTGGGAGCAGTCGTGGGTCTGGACCGGGAGCGGCGTGAACTGGCCGCGCGACGCCGACCGGCTGCCGAACGGCCACACGCTGGTGACGGACACGAACTCGAACCGAGTCGTGGAGGTGAACCGCGCGGGCGACGTGGTCTGGGAGGTGTCGCTGACCCGGCCGTACGAGGCCGAGCGCTTCGAGACGGGCGACGAGAGCGCCACCGGGAACAGCGCCGCGAGCCTCGGTCTCGAGTCGCGCGTCGACGGCGACGGCGGCCCTGCGGCTCCCGAGTCACTGACCGGGCGCCTCGCCGCCAGCCCCGTCTACCAGGCCGTGCTGTTCGTCCTCCCGTGGTGGATGGGCATCAGGCAGGTGCTCGCCCTGCTGGCGGCGGTGGCGTTCGCGCTCGTGTGGCTCGGTCTCGAGTTCTCGTGGTCCGACCGGCGCCTGCCGCGGCCCCCCTCGCTCGGCGGCGACCGGAGTCGTCAGTAG
- a CDS encoding DUF7315 family membrane protein, with amino-acid sequence MSDGDAATATDAEAETTDREGPGGRDVEVPLEIYKIVTVFSTLFAVGMVVLGFVLLDWGTQRATADLSDVNVLITVSGLLAIALGAGTYAFSTRFRATEMGRSKDDAD; translated from the coding sequence ATGAGCGACGGCGACGCAGCCACCGCCACGGATGCGGAGGCCGAGACGACCGACCGGGAGGGTCCCGGTGGCCGGGACGTCGAGGTACCGCTCGAGATATACAAGATCGTGACGGTGTTCTCGACGCTGTTCGCCGTCGGGATGGTCGTCCTCGGGTTCGTCCTGCTCGACTGGGGGACACAGCGCGCGACCGCCGACCTCTCCGACGTGAACGTCCTCATCACCGTCTCGGGGCTCCTCGCCATCGCGCTCGGGGCGGGCACGTACGCCTTCTCCACCCGATTCCGGGCCACGGAGATGGGAAGGTCTAAGGACGACGCTGACTGA